The genomic window AGCGAGCTGCGGAGGTTCAGTCGGCGCCCACCCGTACCGCGAAGACCTGCTCCTGGCGCAGCAATTCGCGGCTCTGGTCGTCCCAGACGAGCACGCGCAGGGTGTGTTTGCCGGCTGGGAGTGGCGGCACGCGGAAGCGATGGGGGAGGGTCTGCTCGACCGGCACGTTCTCGCCGTCCACCGTGAGTTTGACGCCTCCCACAGGCCGCGCCGTGACCAGCCACAGCGCCCCGCTCAGCGTCCGGTCCGCGTCCGGCGTGCCCCAGGGCCGGGCGGTGGGCACCTCGCAGGTCGGGCAGGTGGCGATTTTCCAGCTCTGGAAAAAGGCGGGCATTTCGCGCACCTGCTCGAAAGTCCGCCACTTCGCGTCGCTGGCAAAGAGGCGGTAGTCGTTGCGCCGCGTGGCCGCCTTGCCGTTGTCGTCGCCCCCGTGCATGTCCACGTCCAGCCAGTTGATGTTTTTCAGCCGGGGGTACTTGAGCCACGCGCCCCAGTACACTTCGCGCACCTGCTGGGCGGCGAAGGCGCTGAAATCGCGCTCCGGCGCGGCCCCGCTGCGGTTGGATGCGGCGTACTCCGAAAGTTGGATGGGATGGCGCGGCGCGTACTGGCGGTAAAAGCCGTCCAGCACGTCGAGCGGGTGCGCGGTCAGGCGCGGTTTATTAACGTCGCCATTCTCGAACGGCACGCTGTAGAGGCTCAGCCCCGCCCAGTCCACCGCCGCCGGGCCGGGGTAGTACCCGGCGATCTGGGCGAGGTCGCCGGGCATCGGCATCCACACCAACGCGGTGTTCGGCGCCTCGGTGTGCAGAATCCGCGCCACCCGCGCGAAGGTGCGGCGGTAAAGCGCCGGGTCGCGGCCCCACTCGTTGTGCGGGTCGTTCATCTCGGAGCCGAAGCGCACGAAGATCGGCAGGCCCGCCGCCTTCGCCTGCCGCGCAAAAGCGTGAATCACGTCGTCGGAAAGCTGCGCGAGCGGCATGCCCGGTTCCAGCGCGAGGTGCAGCGCCATGCCGTTTGCCCGCACCGCCTGCGCGAAGCGGCCCGGAAAAATGACAGCGGGGTCGTCCGAGCGGCTGAATTTCCAGTAGCGAAAGGCCACCGCGAAGGGCCGCAGCTTCGGCGCCATTCGGGGTGGCTGGCCCCACGCACCCTGCACGCCGTCCGCCCCGGCGTAGATGCCGAGCAGCACGCCGCGCGGCGGTTCCAGTCGGGCGAGGTGCGGCGGGGCGGCACCCACTTTGGGGACCACGCGCCGCACCTCCAGCCTCTGCCGAAACGGCGCGGCGAGGTACTCCAGGGCGCGGGCCGTCTCGTCGTCCCCGGAGGCGCGGTAGCGGGCCGCCGCCTGCCCGTAGGCGCGGGTGGCCGCCGCGTAGTCGCCGAGCTTGACCTGCTCGTTGGCGAGCGCCCGCCAGTTTGCCGCCGAGGGATTGAGCGCCGCCGCCTGCGCGAAAGCCCGCGCCGCCTTATGCGGGTCGCCTGCCTCTCGCGCCCGCACGCCGAGGTCGTACCAGCCGTCGGCAGAACGCGGCAGCGGCGGGGTGAAGGTGACGGCGGCGGCCCGTATCTCGCCACTCGGCGGGGGCACCCGGAGCGCGGTGTTGGGGATGGGGCCGGGCCGCTTGTTCGCCGGGGGAGGAGCCGGCGGCTGGGCAGCGGCGGGCGGCGGGCCTTCACCTGTACGGGCCGCAGGCTGACCGGCAGACGGCGGCCGGGGCAAGGTCAGGTCGCCGCTCTGACTCGCCCGCCACAACCACACCCCGGCGCCGAGCAGCAGGCCAAGCAGGGCGAGGCGCCAAAAAACCCTCACGCGCCGGGGTCCACGGAGGGTGAGGGCAGGCAGCTACCGCTGCGAGCAGCTCAGGCTGGCAGTTCTGGCTCAGAACCAGCCCTTCTTCTTAGGCGCCTTGCCGAAGCGCTTTTGCGCCTGCCCCAGCACGAAGTCGAAGGCCTGGCCGCGCTTGCTCGGCTTGTAATACTTGCCGCGCCTCGCTTTTTGCTGGCCGCGCAGGTAGGCGGCGAGTTCAACCGCAATCGGCACGTAGGCGAGCACCTTGGTCAGGGTCAGGCCCCCACGCTTGGGCGCGGCGCGAGATGGACGTGTGCCCCCACGGGCATTGAGGGTGCCTTTGACAGGACGGGCAGAACGGGTCGGTTTCACGCTTCCTATTACGCGGCAGGTCCCCGAAAAGTTGCTGAGCGGCGGGTGCAAACAGGTTGGGAATTGGCGGGGGCGGCCTCTGCTAGCCTGGGGGCATGACCGCAACCGAAGACCGCGTGTCGGCCCTGCGCCCCCAGCTCGAGGCGTGGCGGCGGCACCTGCATATGCACCCCGAACTCAGCTTTCAGGAGTTCGAGACGGCCAGGTACATCGTCGGTGAACTGAACAAGCTGCCCGGCCTCGAAGTCTCGCAGCTCACGCCCACCAGCGTGCTGGCGGTGCTCAGGGGCGGCCAACCTGGCCGGACGGTGCTGCTGCGGGCCGACATCGACGCGCTGCCCATTCAGGAAGAAAACAGCTTCGAGTTCGTCTCGCAGAACCCCGGCGTCATGCACGCCTGCGGCCACGACGGCCACACCGCGATTTTGCTCGGCACCGCCCAGCTGCTCGCCGAGGACGCCGCAAACGTGCCCGGCGAAATCCGCATGATTTTCCAGCACGCCGAGGAAAACGGTCCCGGCGGCGCCGAAGAACTCGTCATGAACACGCCGCTGATGGACGGCGTGGACGTGGTGACGGGCCTGCACCTCGACAGCCAGCTTCCCGCCGGACAGGTGGTCGTCAAGGCCGGCGCCTTCATGGCCGCGCCCGACATGATCGAGCTCACCATTCGCGGCAAGGGCGGGCACGGCGCGCACCCCGACGAGACGGTGGACCCTATCGCCATTGGGGCGCAGGTGGTCACCAACCTGCAACACGTCGTCAGCCGCAACGTGAGCGCCCAGGACGCGCTGGTGGTCAGCATCACCTACTTCCAGAGCGGCTCCACCCACAACGTGATTCCCGACACCGCCCGGCTGATGGGCACCGTCCGCACCTTCGACCCCGACCTGCGCCGGAAAGCGCCGCAACTGATCGAGCGCGTCATCAAGGGCGTGTGCGAGGCGCACGGCGCGACCTACGACCTGAAGTACGAACTCGGCTACCGCCCCGTCATCAACACCGAGTGGGTGGCCGAGGAACTGCGGCAGATTGCCCTGAACACCGTCGGCGCCGAGCACTTTGCCGAGGCGAAGGCCACGATGGGCGGCGAGGATTTCAGCGCCTACCTCGAAAAAGCCCCCGGCGCCTACTTCAACGTCGGCTCCGGCAGCGACGAGCACGACAGCCGCTGGCCGCATCACCATCCGCGCTTTACCATCGACGAACTCAGCCTCGAAACCGGCGTGAAGATGATGCACGCGGCGGCGCTAAAGCTGGCCCAACCGCAGTAAGGCCGAGTCTGGCTCTCTGGCGCCCTGCCCCCGGTGATGCGGGAAAGCAGGGCGCTTTGCCGTGTCACAGAGCAGATGGCGAAAAACACGCTATCTCTATGACAAATGCTCTAGCGTATCGTCCATGCCTGACCCGCTCCCCGATTACGACTGGCTCTACGCCCAGACCCGCGCCGGGCGGGAGCGGGGGCCCGGGCCGGCGCGGGCGCTGCTGGACCGCCTCGGCGCCCCGGACCGGAAGTTTCAGACCATCCGCGTCGTCGGCACCAACGGCAAGGGCAGCACCTGCGCCATGCTCGAAGCCGGGCTGCTGGCGGCGGGGGTGCGGGCCGGGCGCTTCACCAGCCCGCACCTGCACGCCTACGAGGAACGCATTCGGGTGGGCGGTGAAAATCTCGACCCGGCGCGAACGGCACAGTTCATCGACTGGGCCAAGCAGAACGCGCCCGGCGAGGCCTTTTTCGACCTGACGCTGGCCCTCGCCTGTCAGGCTTTTGCCGAAGCCGGGGTGGACTGGGCCGTGATGGAAGCGGGCGTCGGCGGCGTGAGCGACGCGACCCAAGCACTCGGCAACGTGCGGGCGGTGGCGCTGACCAATGCCGACCTCGACCACACGGCGACGCTCGGCCCGACCATCCGCGACATTGCCAGCGATAAGGCGGGAGTGGCGCAGGCCGGGGTGCCCCTGCTCACCACCGCGACGGGCGAGGCGCTGGATGTGGTGCGCGAGGTGGCCGCAGAACTCGGCGCCCCGCTCTTCACTCCGCAGACGCACCCCGACCTCTTCGCCGTGCCCCACGCCCCGAGCCTGAGCGGGCCGCATCAGCGCACCAACGCCGCGCTTGCCCTCGCCACCTTGCGGGTGCTGGGCTTTGAACGTGGCGCCGAGGCGGCTCTCAATGCTTCCCACCCCGGACGCCTGGAACGCTTCACCGTCGCGGGCAAAACCGTGCTGGTGGACGGCGCCCACAACCCACACGCGGCCCGTGCGCTGGCGGCGGCGGTGCCGCAGGCCGACGTGTTGCTCTTCGGCGGCCTCGCCCGCAAGGACACGGCGGCCACGCTGGCGCCGCTGCTCCCCATCGCCCCTGAGCGGGTCTTCACGGCTCCCAGCGACCTCGCCGCGCCCCCGGCGGAACTCGCGGCGGAGTACGGCGGTGAGGCGCGGAGCAACCCTGCCGAGGCGCTGCGCCTTGCCCTGGCACTGACGCCAACGGGGGGAACCCTGCTGGTTGCCGGGAGCCTCTATCTGGCAGGCTTCATCCGGGAGGAACTCGCCGGGAGTCCATTGGCTGCCTCAGACATAAAGTAAAAAGCTGTTAGTGAGCCGCCCTTTTCTGGCTGCTCCAGCTAGACCGGAGACACTCCAAATCCCTCTCAATCAGGTGACAAAACGAAAGCCGCCGGACTCCTGAGAATCCGGCGCTTTGTTTGGTGCTCGAGATGGGACTTGAACCCACACGGTTACCCACACGCCCCTCAAACGTGCGCGTCTACCAATTCCGCCACCCGAGCACAGTGAGAGGCGAGAGAAATATTAGGCGGCGCAGCCCAGATTGTCAAGCCGTGGCCCCTTGCCCCACTGACCTCCCACGAAGTATGCTGATGTTTGCCGCCGTTACGCGGTCGGGGGCCCTTCCCTGGCTGAGACGTGCGGGACTTCGTAACCAGGAGAAATACCAATGATCGACAAACAGCAAGTGATTAGCGACAACGCCGCCGGCGCCAACGACACCGGCAGCACCGCCGTCCAGGTGGCCCTGCTCACCGCCCGCATCAACAACCTCGCCGGGCACCTCCAGACCAACAAGAAGGACAAAGCCGGCCAACGCGGCCTCCAGCTGATGAACGGCCAGCGCCGCCGTCTGCTGAAGTACCTCGAGCGCACCGACTACGACGCCTACATCGCCCTGACCGACAAGCTCGGCATCCGCCGCGGCCAGCGCATCGTTCGCTGAGTTCAGGCTCTCCAAAAAGTCCCC from Deinococcus radiodurans R1 = ATCC 13939 = DSM 20539 includes these protein-coding regions:
- a CDS encoding M20 family metallopeptidase, translated to MTATEDRVSALRPQLEAWRRHLHMHPELSFQEFETARYIVGELNKLPGLEVSQLTPTSVLAVLRGGQPGRTVLLRADIDALPIQEENSFEFVSQNPGVMHACGHDGHTAILLGTAQLLAEDAANVPGEIRMIFQHAEENGPGGAEELVMNTPLMDGVDVVTGLHLDSQLPAGQVVVKAGAFMAAPDMIELTIRGKGGHGAHPDETVDPIAIGAQVVTNLQHVVSRNVSAQDALVVSITYFQSGSTHNVIPDTARLMGTVRTFDPDLRRKAPQLIERVIKGVCEAHGATYDLKYELGYRPVINTEWVAEELRQIALNTVGAEHFAEAKATMGGEDFSAYLEKAPGAYFNVGSGSDEHDSRWPHHHPRFTIDELSLETGVKMMHAAALKLAQPQ
- a CDS encoding folylpolyglutamate synthase/dihydrofolate synthase family protein; protein product: MPDPLPDYDWLYAQTRAGRERGPGPARALLDRLGAPDRKFQTIRVVGTNGKGSTCAMLEAGLLAAGVRAGRFTSPHLHAYEERIRVGGENLDPARTAQFIDWAKQNAPGEAFFDLTLALACQAFAEAGVDWAVMEAGVGGVSDATQALGNVRAVALTNADLDHTATLGPTIRDIASDKAGVAQAGVPLLTTATGEALDVVREVAAELGAPLFTPQTHPDLFAVPHAPSLSGPHQRTNAALALATLRVLGFERGAEAALNASHPGRLERFTVAGKTVLVDGAHNPHAARALAAAVPQADVLLFGGLARKDTAATLAPLLPIAPERVFTAPSDLAAPPAELAAEYGGEARSNPAEALRLALALTPTGGTLLVAGSLYLAGFIREELAGSPLAASDIK
- the rpsO gene encoding 30S ribosomal protein S15, which gives rise to MIDKQQVISDNAAGANDTGSTAVQVALLTARINNLAGHLQTNKKDKAGQRGLQLMNGQRRRLLKYLERTDYDAYIALTDKLGIRRGQRIVR